GCTCTGAACATTTGCTATATTCGCAATTAACAAGCTTTGTTGAGAAAATTTAGTATGACTGTCTACTCATCTACTTCACTTAAGGCAGAACTAAACGAGCGAGGCTGGCGTTTAACTCCCCAGCGCGAAACAATTTTACACATTTTTCAAGAACTTCCGCAAGGTGAACATCTCAGTGCGGAGGATCTTTATCACCGGTTGGAAACTGACGGTGAAGGAATTAGTCTATCAACTATCTATCGGACTTTAAAGTTGATGGCAAGAATGGGAATTTTGCGGGAATTAGAACTGGGAGAAGGACATAAGCATTATGAACTCAACCAGCCGTACCCCCATCACCACCACCACTTGATCTGTGTTAGGTGCAACTCAACCATTGAGTTTAAAAACGACTCAATTTTAAAAATTGGGGCGAAAACTGCTCAAAAAGAAGGTTTTCACCTGCTTGACTGTCAAATGACAATTCATGCAGTTTGCCCCAAGTGCCAACGGGCATTGATGCCCCTCTAGCACCTGGGTAGCATAACAAAGCGAAATTACTCAATTTAGCAATAATTTGTAATTCGCTATTGTTTGGAGGTAAGCAATTGGGAACTCATGTTGACGACACGTAAGCGGATGCTAAAAGCGTCCGCTCTTTAGGTCATTGAGACTGATACCGTAAAATTCTTGAGCTTGTTTAATTGCTTTTTTGGTGTCATCTGCCATTAGACCGTTCAGCTCACCTTTATAAAAGCCTCTCTCTCTCAGCCGTGTTTGGATTTCTAGAACATTAAACTCACTTTTAGGAGCAGTACTAACTAAGCTATATAACTTAGCTCTGGTAGTTGGGCCAGCAACCCCACTTGCTGCTAGGAAATTGGACGATTGAAAGCGACGTACAGCATCGGCAGTATAAGGGCCATAGTAGCCATTTGGCTCTCCCTCTAAATATCCTGCCCTAATTAACTGTTCTTGAAGAACTCTAACTGGCTCACCGCGATCGCCTATGCGAAGTTTACTGCGATTAGCTACCTTTTCGGGAGCCTCTTCTCCCTCACCAACTCCGATTGGTGGTAATTTGCGTAGTGTAGCTGGGCCGACAACACCGTCAACAGCTAATTTGTATGATGCTTGGAAACGTTTTACAGCTTCTTCGGTAATTGGGCCAAATATTCCTGTAGCATTCCCGTAGTAAAAGCCTGCGATTCGCAATCTTTCTTGTAAAACCCTGACATTTTCACCTTCATCCCCTTTAACAAGGAGATTGGAATTGCGGGGCTGGCTGCTAGTTGAACTCACTACAGTGGTTTTTTTAGCTTGTTTACTTGCAGCAGGTTTGTTGGCTTGTGTGCTTGCTGTTGCTGTCCGCCAGTTTGACAATTTATCCAAGGTGTTGGCTCCGACAATACCATCCACTGGTAAGCCTGCGGTTTTTTGAAAACGCCGCACAGCCTCTTCTGTGGATATGTCATATATTTGGCTGACAGGAGCTGAATAAAAGCCTGCTCTTTTTAACTGTTGTTGTAGATTCCTGACAGAAGGGCCTTGATCGCCTCTTTCCAATGCCATGACACTGCTGACAGCGCTGAGAACAGACAAGGAAAGAGCTAAGGGTAACATATACTTCCAAGCTCTACTAGAAAGCCTTCTCCAGTCTGGTGCGGCTGTTTTGTTTAATAAAGAACTCAGGGAAATTAATTCGCTGGGTTTCGTGTCTTCGTAGGCGAAAGCTAGATGCAGATACGCAAGGTTTTCCATATATTTTTCCTACACCGCTTATTTTTCTTCGATAGTTGCTTCAGCTTGATGTACTAGGTTTCGCAAAGTTTCTAATGTCAGTATATTTACATCCTGCCATAAACCGCGCTGATATGCTTCTAATAATCTTTCAGCCATGTCACGCAATGCCCACGGGTTCTTTTCCTGAATGAATTCTGAGACAACCGGATCAAGCAAATATGCATCTACAACTCCCTGGTATATGTAATTTTCCACACATTTAGCTGTGGCATCGTAGGCGAAAAGATAATCCACCGTTGCTGCCATTTCAAATGCACCTTTGTAACCGTGGCGCATCACTCCTGCAATCCACTTGGGATTAACTACACGAGAACGATACACTCTTCCGATTTCCTCTCGAAGTTGGCGGACGCGTGGTAGCGCGGGAACAGAATTATCACCAAAATAAGTTTCGGGATTCTTTCCCTGTAGAGAACGTACCGCTGCTGTTAATCCACCTTGAAATTGGTAATAGTCATCGGAGTCGAGCAAGTCGTGTTCGCGGTTGTCTTGATTTTGTAGCACAATTTGCATCTGCCCTAAGCGTTGCTTAAAGGCTTCGGGGGCGGGGGCTGGGGGAGTGGGGGATTGGGAGAGTGGGGGAGTGGGGGATTGGGAGAGTGGGGGAGTGGGGGACTGGGAGAGTGGGGGAAATAAGGTGGATGGAGGAGATGTGACTGTTATTTTCTTATCTCCCTCTCTCCCCCTCTCCCTATCTCCCCCTCCTCTTGATGAGGTGTAAGCGTAACAACTCCAGTTGATATAGGCACGGGCTAAATCTTGGTCATCTGTCCAGTTTTGGGATTCAATTAAACCTTGGAGTCCGGCTCCGTAAGCACCTGGTTTAGAACCAAAGATGCGATAGCGCGATCGCATTAGCGCCTCTTCAAAATTTAAACCTTGTTTAGTCCACAACTCAGTTTCTTGGCGAACTGCAAACGCTAGAGGGTTTTGTTCTGAAGGTTCATCTAAGGCTGCCACGGCTTGCACAGCCGAGTCGAATAAATCAATCAAGTTGGGAAAAGCATCTCGGAAAAACCCAGAAATCCGCAAGGTGACATCTACACGGGGACGCCCGACAATCGCAAGGGGCAAAATCTCAAAATCAACTACCCGCCGCCCTGCACCATCCCATACAGGTCGCACACCTAGTAGAGCTAAAGCTTCAGCAATGTCATCACCGCCAGTCCTCATCGTGGCAGTTCCCCATAATGATAATCCGAGTGTTTTTGGATACTCACCATGTTCTTGAGTGTAGCATTCTATTAGGGTTTCAGCTGCTTTTCTACCTACATCCCAAGCAGTTTCTGTGGGAATGGCGCGAATATCAACAGAATAAAAGTTTCTCCCCGTTGGTAGGACTTCCGGGCGTCCGCGGGTGGGTGCGCCAGCTGGAGCGCTCTGGATATATCTGCCATCGAGTCCACGTAATAATTGGGTGGTTTCTTGGTCGGTTTGTTGTACAGCAGGAAGTAGGCGATCGCGTATCCAGGTAGAGACACGATTCATCGCGTCTGTGCTGGGGGGAGAGACGCGATGAATCGCGTCTGTACAAGAGTTTTGAGCTATGAGTTGTTCTACTAAGAGGGCGGCGTGTTCTTCTAGGACTTCAACAATATCGCCGATGGTGCGACAGTTTTTGCCATTAACTACTGACCACTGGCCGCTAGACGTGGACAAATCTGTTGTGAGTGGATCGAAATCTAGACCCCAAGATTCTGCTATGGCACGTGTGAGACCGATAGAATAGCGGTTGGGTGTACGAGCGATCGCAACTATTAAATCTCGCAGTTGTCGTCCTTGAGGACATTGCCCAAAGATGTGTAATCCATCGCGGATTTGTGCTTCTTTTAATTCGCAAAGATAGCCATCGATGGAATTCAAGATTAAAGATTCCAAATTCTTAATTTCTGTTTCGTTTTGGATTCCTAAATCTCGGTAAAGATTTTCTTTGACGACTAATTCGCGGATGCGATCGCTAATAGCTGGTAATCGTGAAGGATCTAAGCTTTCAGCTTCATAATATTCATCAATTAAATTTTCTAACTGTTGCAAAGAACCGTAGAGTTCTGCACGAGTCATCGGCGGCGTTAAGTGGTCTATAATCACAGCCTGAGCGCGACGTTTTGCTTGGGAACCTTCGCCAGGATCATTGACAATAAACGGGTACAGGTGAGGAAGTGCGCCGAGAGCTACTTCTGGATAACAATTACTCGATAAAGCCACACTTTTACCGGGTAGCCATTCTAAATTTCCGTGTTTCCCTACATGAACAACAGCATCAGCACCGAAACATTCTCTTACCCAATAATAAAAAGCTAAATAGGCATGGGTAGGGGGCAAATCTGGCGCATGATAATTCAAACTGGGGTCAATATCATAGCCCCTTGCTGGTTGAATTCCCACGAAGATATTCGCAAGTTGAATTCCGGGAACTGGGATTGAGGATTGGGAAAATTCTTGCCCAGTCTCCAGTCCCCAATCCCTAGTCCCCAGTTCCCACCGTTCACTAATACCCTGCTGCACTGCTGAGGGTAAAGACGCAAAATATTCTTCATATTCTGCCCAAGGAAGACTTTGCTCAACCGATCGCCATTCTCTACCTTCAGGGTCATTTGTCACACCAGCAGTCAGACGTTGAATCAATTCATCTCCTTGAATTGGAGGATTTTCTACCTGATATCCCGCTAACTGCAAAGCTTGAAGGATTTCTACACAACTAGCTGGTGTGTCTAGTCCAACACCATTGGCTAGGCGGCCATTACGGTTAGGATAATTTGCCAAAATTAGAGCAATTTTCCGTTCTTGGGGTGGCTTGGAGCGCAGACGCACCCAATTAGCAGCTAATTGTGCGACGAAATCGATGCGATCGCTGACTGGTTCATAAACTACTACATCTGTTTCTAAGCGAGGATTTCGCGTTTGCACTGCTTTAAAAGAGACAACAC
This region of Nostoc sp. UHCC 0302 genomic DNA includes:
- a CDS encoding transcriptional repressor, translated to MTVYSSTSLKAELNERGWRLTPQRETILHIFQELPQGEHLSAEDLYHRLETDGEGISLSTIYRTLKLMARMGILRELELGEGHKHYELNQPYPHHHHHLICVRCNSTIEFKNDSILKIGAKTAQKEGFHLLDCQMTIHAVCPKCQRALMPL
- a CDS encoding peptidoglycan-binding protein, with product MENLAYLHLAFAYEDTKPSELISLSSLLNKTAAPDWRRLSSRAWKYMLPLALSLSVLSAVSSVMALERGDQGPSVRNLQQQLKRAGFYSAPVSQIYDISTEEAVRRFQKTAGLPVDGIVGANTLDKLSNWRTATASTQANKPAASKQAKKTTVVSSTSSQPRNSNLLVKGDEGENVRVLQERLRIAGFYYGNATGIFGPITEEAVKRFQASYKLAVDGVVGPATLRKLPPIGVGEGEEAPEKVANRSKLRIGDRGEPVRVLQEQLIRAGYLEGEPNGYYGPYTADAVRRFQSSNFLAASGVAGPTTRAKLYSLVSTAPKSEFNVLEIQTRLRERGFYKGELNGLMADDTKKAIKQAQEFYGISLNDLKSGRF
- the cobN gene encoding cobaltochelatase subunit CobN, whose product is MHRISATSGGWNQSEGVFFLEQTPAPFVFITAADTDIQTLAATLPKLPATFPELRVANLLQLQQQISIDSYAEQVLELAQVIVLRLLGGRSYWAYGLEVLQEIVERNGTTLIVMPGDDALDPDLISQSTVPLNIVNQVWEYFSEGGVENIVNALKFIADTCLLTSFNPLPPRLVPRVGLYKGEWGIGSGEWGIGDKGDKGDKSDCEFIFPNPHYPLSPEGAPPSPIPKVGILFYRAHYLAANTKVIDALCTALAERNLQAVPVFVSSLRDPSVQEELSEFFQPKDAEPIAVLLNTTSFSLASLETETPQIDLWEKLDVPVLQVILSGGFVEQWESQMQGLSPRDIAMNVALPEVDGRIITRVVSFKAVQTRNPRLETDVVVYEPVSDRIDFVAQLAANWVRLRSKPPQERKIALILANYPNRNGRLANGVGLDTPASCVEILQALQLAGYQVENPPIQGDELIQRLTAGVTNDPEGREWRSVEQSLPWAEYEEYFASLPSAVQQGISERWELGTRDWGLETGQEFSQSSIPVPGIQLANIFVGIQPARGYDIDPSLNYHAPDLPPTHAYLAFYYWVRECFGADAVVHVGKHGNLEWLPGKSVALSSNCYPEVALGALPHLYPFIVNDPGEGSQAKRRAQAVIIDHLTPPMTRAELYGSLQQLENLIDEYYEAESLDPSRLPAISDRIRELVVKENLYRDLGIQNETEIKNLESLILNSIDGYLCELKEAQIRDGLHIFGQCPQGRQLRDLIVAIARTPNRYSIGLTRAIAESWGLDFDPLTTDLSTSSGQWSVVNGKNCRTIGDIVEVLEEHAALLVEQLIAQNSCTDAIHRVSPPSTDAMNRVSTWIRDRLLPAVQQTDQETTQLLRGLDGRYIQSAPAGAPTRGRPEVLPTGRNFYSVDIRAIPTETAWDVGRKAAETLIECYTQEHGEYPKTLGLSLWGTATMRTGGDDIAEALALLGVRPVWDGAGRRVVDFEILPLAIVGRPRVDVTLRISGFFRDAFPNLIDLFDSAVQAVAALDEPSEQNPLAFAVRQETELWTKQGLNFEEALMRSRYRIFGSKPGAYGAGLQGLIESQNWTDDQDLARAYINWSCYAYTSSRGGGDRERGREGDKKITVTSPPSTLFPPLSQSPTPPLSQSPTPPLSQSPTPPAPAPEAFKQRLGQMQIVLQNQDNREHDLLDSDDYYQFQGGLTAAVRSLQGKNPETYFGDNSVPALPRVRQLREEIGRVYRSRVVNPKWIAGVMRHGYKGAFEMAATVDYLFAYDATAKCVENYIYQGVVDAYLLDPVVSEFIQEKNPWALRDMAERLLEAYQRGLWQDVNILTLETLRNLVHQAEATIEEK